A DNA window from Maribellus comscasis contains the following coding sequences:
- a CDS encoding DsrE family protein: protein MKTKKLVVVISRGMDDERSSVAWSIANGGINNGLDVSIFLVSSAVDWVRKGAAEYARPNPEDPTMKDMIQNVINAGCTISVCPPCTKVRGYTQDDLIEGVQIKGSVVIHEPIKEGAAVLTF, encoded by the coding sequence ATGAAAACAAAAAAATTAGTAGTAGTTATTTCAAGAGGTATGGACGACGAACGTTCAAGTGTTGCATGGAGTATTGCAAATGGTGGTATAAATAACGGACTGGATGTATCTATATTTTTGGTAAGTTCGGCAGTTGACTGGGTACGCAAAGGAGCAGCAGAATATGCTCGTCCAAACCCGGAAGATCCAACCATGAAAGACATGATCCAGAATGTGATAAACGCAGGTTGTACCATCAGTGTTTGTCCTCCATGTACAAAAGTAAGAGGCTATACGCAGGATGATCTTATTGAAGGAGTTCAGATTAAAGGTTCAGTGGTAATACATGAACCAATTAAAGAAGGAGCTGCAGTTTTAACATTCTGA
- a CDS encoding cysteine dioxygenase, with translation MKDLFNTTANKQKARNGHTNLHYFVNKSERFNRVLNYQEDKYNTDYNVIRENLLTHDAYLQMAAGLIPDLWNICRDLYNTFFENHTVYSALQFIPVMQQINSFKKDQLQRFLKNRETRHVLVNNDFLKVVLIHWKPGKVSPIHGHPQGGCMFKVLHGKLEELRYTADESQRLLSSNGYRTGSMAYIDDRLGFHAVGNPFGSSAVSLHAYTPGS, from the coding sequence ATGAAAGACTTATTTAACACAACAGCAAACAAACAGAAAGCCAGAAATGGGCATACTAATCTCCACTATTTTGTAAACAAATCAGAAAGATTTAATCGTGTTCTTAATTATCAGGAAGACAAGTATAATACAGATTATAATGTTATACGTGAAAACCTGTTGACACATGACGCCTACCTGCAAATGGCAGCCGGATTGATTCCGGATCTATGGAATATTTGTCGGGATTTATACAACACTTTTTTTGAAAATCATACAGTTTATTCGGCATTACAATTTATTCCTGTAATGCAACAAATAAACTCGTTTAAGAAAGACCAATTGCAACGTTTTCTGAAAAACCGTGAAACAAGGCATGTTCTTGTTAACAATGATTTTTTAAAGGTGGTACTCATCCACTGGAAACCTGGAAAAGTGAGCCCCATTCATGGTCATCCCCAGGGAGGTTGCATGTTTAAGGTATTACACGGGAAACTGGAAGAGTTACGCTACACGGCAGACGAATCTCAAAGACTTTTGTCATCAAACGGTTACCGCACTGGCAGCATGGCTTATATCGATGACAGGTTAGGGTTTCATGCAGTTGGAAATCCTTTTGGCTCATCAGCAGTGAGTTTACACGCATATACACCCGGCAGCTAA
- a CDS encoding helix-turn-helix domain-containing protein — protein sequence MLNFYKIVKENLRFNRFQFKDTVCLEYTCPIDAEQIGIFSRNDYLVYVLSGKKTYKTINGEWTLVPGQTLYLRKGAEIIHQYFDDEYCMLGFFLSDDLIKETMEEIKSQMILKCPECPPDFTAKMVKPSEYLEGYFHSMLTYFRGINRPPEHILVLKLKELLINIVNSDPHLTSYFKKLSESARPSLKQIMEQNYCFNLKLEDFAELSHRSLSSFKRDFQQEFSESPGKWITKRRVQHAANLIANSNQSITQAAFESGFEDVSHFSRVFKKVIGKNPTEYKKTLVFN from the coding sequence ATGCTGAACTTTTATAAAATAGTCAAAGAAAACCTTCGTTTTAACCGATTTCAATTTAAAGACACGGTTTGTCTGGAATACACCTGCCCGATTGATGCAGAGCAAATAGGAATTTTTTCCAGGAATGACTACCTGGTTTATGTTCTAAGCGGAAAAAAAACGTACAAAACAATCAACGGGGAATGGACATTGGTTCCCGGGCAAACGCTTTATCTAAGAAAAGGAGCTGAGATAATTCATCAGTATTTTGATGACGAGTATTGTATGCTTGGATTTTTTCTTTCGGATGATTTGATAAAGGAGACAATGGAAGAAATTAAAAGCCAAATGATACTGAAATGTCCCGAATGTCCTCCCGATTTTACAGCTAAAATGGTAAAACCTTCAGAATACCTCGAAGGGTATTTTCATTCAATGCTAACTTATTTCAGAGGAATAAACCGCCCCCCTGAGCATATCTTAGTTTTGAAACTTAAAGAACTCCTTATTAATATAGTAAACAGCGACCCGCATTTAACATCTTATTTCAAAAAGCTCTCTGAGAGCGCCAGGCCTTCGTTGAAGCAAATTATGGAACAAAACTATTGTTTCAATTTAAAACTGGAAGACTTTGCTGAGTTGTCGCACCGCAGTCTTTCGTCTTTTAAGAGGGATTTTCAGCAGGAATTTAGTGAATCTCCCGGAAAATGGATTACAAAAAGAAGGGTACAGCATGCGGCTAATCTTATTGCCAATTCTAACCAAAGTATTACTCAGGCAGCTTTTGAATCCGGTTTTGAAGATGTGTCTCATTTTAGTCGTGTATTCAAAAAAGTTATAGGAAAAAACCCAACCGAATACAAAAAAACGCTTGTTTTTAACTGA
- a CDS encoding TonB-dependent receptor: MKNIYLLLLLLGLTVSGFSQTITITDNDSGEPLQFVVLISESPKAYATTNKNGQSDITDFKGSEKIDVTFLGYKKVAFTYSDIESRNFSIELEKTNLNIDEVVVSAARWQQSSSSIPLKVITISPAKVSMQNPQTTADLLGISGKVFIQKSQQGGGSPMIRGFATNRLLYSVDGVRMNTAIFRGGNIQNVISVDPFSLENAEVLFGPGSVIYGSDAIGGVMSFQTLTPQLSYSESTLISGKAVARYSSANNERTGHFDVNVGWGKWAFVTSVSSFDYDHLRQGSHGPDEYIKPYHIQRQSETDVVIYQNDQLLQIPTAYSQINMMQKVRFRPTEKFDFQYGFHYSETSPYGRYDRHNRIRNGLPRYAEWNYGPQIWMMNNFSVTHKGDNVLYDQSTLRLAQQAFEESRIDRSLNKSDRTTNTEKVKAYSANFDFVKTTGTKNTLYYGLEYVLNDVESTGEVEDISTTVVEDGPSRYPQATWQSMALYLNDQFKISDQFLLQAGIRYNQFKIDAEFDTRFYPFPFTEANMNKGALTGSIGGVFRPTEDWVISTNLATAFRAPNVDDMGKVFDSEPGAVVVPNPDLDAEYAYSADLGVAKIFGDIVKIDLSAYYTKLNNALVRRDFTLNGLDSIVYDGVMSKVQAIQNAAEANVYGIQAGIEVKLPEGFGLSSDFNYQKGEEELDDGTTSPSRHAAPAFGITKLTYATDLLRLELYAAYQAEYSYNDLAVSEQEKTEIYALDENGNPYSPSWYTLNFKGMYNVNNSLSFSAGIENLTDQRYRPYSSGASAPGRNFFLSLTQKF, translated from the coding sequence ATGAAAAATATATACTTGTTATTGTTATTGCTCGGACTTACCGTTTCGGGGTTTTCTCAAACAATAACAATAACAGATAATGATAGCGGGGAACCTCTGCAGTTTGTGGTTTTGATTAGTGAATCGCCAAAAGCATACGCGACAACGAATAAAAACGGGCAGTCGGATATTACCGATTTTAAAGGGTCGGAAAAGATTGATGTAACCTTTCTTGGATACAAAAAGGTTGCTTTTACCTATTCCGACATTGAATCTCGGAATTTTAGTATTGAACTTGAAAAAACAAATTTAAACATTGATGAAGTTGTTGTTTCAGCGGCCAGGTGGCAACAATCTTCAAGTAGCATTCCCCTTAAAGTTATAACCATTTCACCAGCAAAAGTTTCAATGCAAAATCCCCAGACAACCGCTGACCTGCTTGGGATTTCGGGGAAAGTATTTATTCAGAAAAGCCAACAGGGTGGCGGAAGTCCGATGATTCGCGGTTTTGCAACCAACCGTCTGCTATACTCTGTTGACGGAGTAAGAATGAATACTGCTATTTTCCGGGGAGGAAATATCCAGAATGTCATATCTGTTGATCCGTTTTCCCTGGAAAACGCAGAGGTTCTATTCGGACCGGGCTCGGTAATATACGGAAGCGATGCTATTGGCGGAGTAATGAGTTTTCAGACACTAACACCACAGCTGTCTTACTCCGAATCCACACTTATTTCGGGTAAAGCCGTTGCAAGATACTCGTCTGCAAACAACGAAAGAACAGGACATTTTGATGTGAATGTAGGTTGGGGAAAATGGGCATTTGTGACAAGTGTCAGTTCATTCGATTATGATCATTTGCGGCAGGGGAGTCATGGGCCTGACGAATACATAAAACCCTACCATATTCAGCGACAAAGTGAAACTGATGTTGTGATTTATCAGAACGATCAGTTGCTGCAAATCCCAACGGCTTATTCACAAATAAACATGATGCAGAAAGTCCGGTTCAGACCTACAGAAAAATTTGACTTTCAATATGGATTCCATTATTCCGAAACTTCTCCTTATGGCCGATACGACAGGCACAACCGGATAAGAAACGGGCTGCCGCGTTATGCGGAATGGAATTATGGCCCGCAAATCTGGATGATGAATAATTTTAGTGTTACACATAAAGGAGACAATGTGTTGTACGACCAGTCAACTTTACGTTTAGCCCAACAGGCTTTTGAAGAAAGCCGAATCGATCGTTCGTTGAATAAAAGCGACCGCACAACCAATACAGAAAAAGTAAAAGCCTACTCTGCTAATTTTGATTTTGTAAAAACAACGGGAACAAAAAACACACTTTATTACGGACTCGAATATGTTTTAAATGATGTGGAATCGACCGGCGAAGTGGAAGACATCAGCACAACTGTTGTTGAGGATGGCCCATCCCGCTATCCTCAGGCTACTTGGCAATCAATGGCTCTTTATCTAAACGACCAGTTTAAGATTTCGGATCAGTTTTTACTTCAGGCTGGAATCCGCTATAACCAGTTCAAAATTGATGCAGAATTCGACACCCGGTTCTATCCGTTTCCTTTTACCGAAGCCAATATGAACAAGGGAGCCTTAACCGGAAGTATTGGAGGCGTTTTTCGCCCAACAGAAGACTGGGTCATCTCTACCAACCTCGCTACAGCTTTCCGTGCTCCCAATGTGGACGACATGGGCAAAGTTTTTGATTCAGAACCCGGAGCAGTTGTTGTTCCAAATCCGGATTTGGATGCGGAGTATGCGTATTCTGCCGATTTGGGAGTAGCAAAAATTTTTGGTGATATTGTTAAAATCGATCTTTCAGCATATTACACAAAACTGAATAATGCTTTAGTTCGCCGTGACTTTACACTAAACGGCTTAGACAGCATCGTGTACGACGGAGTGATGAGTAAAGTTCAAGCCATTCAGAATGCAGCTGAAGCCAACGTATACGGCATTCAGGCGGGAATAGAAGTAAAGCTGCCGGAAGGATTTGGCCTTTCGTCTGATTTCAATTATCAAAAAGGAGAAGAAGAACTTGATGACGGAACTACCAGCCCTTCGCGTCATGCAGCACCTGCTTTTGGGATTACAAAACTTACCTACGCTACAGATTTATTACGGCTGGAACTTTATGCTGCGTATCAGGCCGAATACAGTTATAACGACCTGGCTGTAAGCGAACAGGAAAAAACAGAAATCTACGCTCTGGATGAAAATGGAAATCCTTATTCCCCGTCCTGGTATACACTCAATTTTAAAGGAATGTACAATGTAAACAACAGTTTGTCGTTTAGTGCCGGAATTGAAAACCTGACAGATCAGCGTTATCGCCCTTACAGTTCAGGAGCTTCTGCGCCAGGAAGAAATTTCTTTCTTTCCTTGACACAAAAGTTCTAA
- a CDS encoding YitT family protein has product MNPKLATALKDYVIITFGLLMFTMGWVLFLIPAEITGGGVSGIAAVVYFATKIPVSLTFLAINAVLVLVAIKILGANFGIKTIYSIAVLTLFFALFQNILKKPIVDDTFLSAVLGGMSGGIGLGIVFSRGGSTGGTDIFAMIINKYRNISPGRIILYCDVIIIASSYFVFQSPAKLVYGYVTMWVVSYSLDSFLSGANRSAQMFIFSRKYEDIANFINNEAIRGVTILDGMGWYTKEDTKVIMSVVRKRETSAIFRKIKEIDPEAFITMGSVMGVYGQGFEKLRL; this is encoded by the coding sequence ATGAATCCAAAATTAGCGACAGCTCTTAAAGATTATGTTATTATAACCTTTGGCCTGTTGATGTTCACAATGGGGTGGGTTTTGTTTCTGATTCCAGCAGAAATAACAGGCGGCGGTGTGAGTGGTATTGCTGCTGTTGTTTACTTTGCTACAAAAATTCCGGTGAGTTTGACTTTCCTGGCAATTAATGCGGTTTTGGTACTTGTAGCAATAAAAATACTGGGAGCAAATTTTGGAATAAAAACTATTTATAGTATTGCCGTTTTAACCTTGTTTTTTGCCCTTTTTCAGAATATTCTGAAAAAGCCGATTGTGGATGACACTTTTTTATCGGCGGTTTTGGGCGGAATGTCAGGCGGAATCGGACTGGGGATTGTTTTCTCCCGGGGCGGAAGTACCGGAGGCACTGATATTTTTGCCATGATAATCAATAAATACAGAAATATAAGTCCCGGAAGAATTATATTATATTGCGATGTAATAATTATTGCCTCTTCGTATTTTGTATTTCAATCACCTGCAAAACTGGTGTATGGTTACGTAACGATGTGGGTGGTGTCCTATTCGCTCGATTCTTTTTTGAGCGGGGCAAATCGTTCGGCGCAAATGTTTATTTTTTCCAGGAAATATGAGGATATAGCGAATTTTATTAACAATGAGGCAATTAGGGGTGTTACAATATTAGACGGAATGGGATGGTATACAAAGGAAGATACTAAGGTCATCATGTCGGTCGTTAGAAAAAGGGAAACCAGTGCTATATTTAGAAAAATAAAAGAAATCGATCCGGAAGCATTTATTACCATGGGAAGTGTAATGGGAGTGTACGGACAGGGATTTGAAAAACTAAGATTGTAA
- a CDS encoding M23 family metallopeptidase produces MGLLKERFLKVIFGVFFIVIVFSCQNKKSGKNVGEKVVPDTLIPIEPILRYGIPIDSFHLVEGVIKSNEYLSEILNDNGVGMVTIDKLARKSKPIFDVRKIRSGQKYTVFQTADSLQEARYFVYENSPTEYFVYELFDTLKIYRGEKEVKVRQRIAQGVIETSLWNCMEDNGLSPVLSLDLSRIFAWTIDFFAIQKGDRFRIIYDELFVDSTKIGIGEIYAVQFDHYGDENYAFRYFQDNSYSYFDEKGVSLQKAFLKAPLDYYRISSRFSNSRLHPVLRIRRPHHGVDYAAPKGTPVMSIGDGTVIARAYQKNGGGNYVKIKHNSVYTTTYMHLSGFGKGISTGSRVKQSQIIGYVGATGLATGPHLDFRIAENGSYVDPLKVKAPPVEPVKEENLPKYMILKDSLINELQKIEWAGEELLVGN; encoded by the coding sequence ATGGGATTATTGAAGGAAAGATTTTTAAAGGTTATTTTTGGGGTATTTTTTATTGTTATAGTTTTTTCGTGTCAGAACAAAAAATCAGGGAAAAATGTTGGCGAAAAAGTTGTGCCCGACACATTGATTCCGATTGAACCGATATTAAGATACGGAATTCCCATTGATTCTTTTCATCTGGTAGAAGGCGTGATAAAATCGAATGAATACCTCAGCGAAATTTTAAATGATAATGGGGTAGGGATGGTTACCATCGACAAGCTGGCACGAAAATCAAAACCCATTTTTGATGTTCGCAAAATACGCAGCGGGCAAAAATACACAGTTTTTCAAACTGCCGACTCATTGCAGGAAGCCCGTTATTTTGTATATGAAAATTCTCCTACCGAATACTTTGTTTACGAGTTGTTCGATACACTGAAAATATATCGGGGTGAAAAAGAAGTAAAAGTCCGGCAGCGAATAGCACAAGGCGTAATTGAAACATCGCTATGGAATTGTATGGAAGACAATGGATTGAGCCCCGTTTTGTCTCTTGATTTGTCTCGGATTTTTGCCTGGACGATCGATTTTTTTGCTATCCAGAAAGGAGACCGTTTCAGAATAATTTACGACGAATTATTTGTGGATTCCACTAAAATAGGAATTGGCGAAATTTATGCTGTTCAGTTTGACCACTATGGAGATGAAAATTACGCTTTTCGATATTTTCAGGATAATAGTTACAGTTACTTTGATGAAAAAGGAGTTAGCCTTCAAAAGGCATTTTTAAAAGCTCCGCTCGATTATTACCGGATTAGTTCGCGTTTTTCGAACAGTCGTTTGCACCCGGTTTTAAGAATTCGTCGTCCGCATCACGGTGTAGATTATGCAGCACCAAAAGGAACACCTGTAATGAGTATCGGTGACGGAACGGTAATTGCACGCGCATATCAGAAAAATGGGGGTGGAAATTATGTGAAAATCAAACATAATTCGGTATATACGACCACCTACATGCATCTTTCCGGTTTTGGTAAGGGAATAAGCACCGGCTCGCGCGTAAAACAAAGCCAAATTATTGGCTACGTTGGTGCCACGGGTTTAGCGACTGGTCCACATCTTGACTTTCGTATCGCAGAGAACGGTAGTTATGTAGATCCGTTAAAAGTGAAAGCTCCGCCTGTAGAACCGGTAAAGGAAGAAAATTTACCGAAATATATGATTTTGAAAGATTCATTGATAAATGAACTTCAAAAAATTGAGTGGGCGGGGGAAGAACTTCTGGTTGGAAATTAG
- a CDS encoding glycoside hydrolase family 127 protein translates to MTNKTFILVLLLSAIIILPATSSEKEKKNPLIQLNATKPSHVKIEGHAGEKIDLCIAERIKKQDIDHLIEPFRHKTETRLWQSEFWGKWMLSAVAAYKYTEEPELLDIMKNAVDGLLETQLKNGYIGNYAPESQLQQWDIWGRKYSMLGLIRYYEVSNDKKALKAAQNVANHLLTQVGPDKKDITYTGNYHGMASSSVLEPMVYLYKHTGKKEYLDFAEYIVEQWETKDGPQLISKALEGIWVSERFPHPETWWSWDNGQKAYEMMSCYEGLLQLYLVTENQKYYKAVVDVVENIINTEINIAGSGSAFECWYHGIENQTRPTYHTMETCVTITWMKLCYNLLQVTGDSRYADQIEKTFYNALLASMKFDAGEIAKYSPLEGRRHAGEEQCGMHINCCNANGPRGFTLMPGFAYMSTKNNIVVNFYSNSKAEIELNSGNKVLLLQKTNYPENEKIIIEIQPEKENSFGISFRIPEWSKINSIQINGEEILGIRPGTYKTIERNWKKGDQIELTLDLRGRLIKQGDYQAITRGPLVLARDSRFNDGFTDEAAAIQNKDGVVELSPAPQKPAHVWMSFTAPLVLGTDLEGEFRQAKSVHFCDFSSAGNTWEENTRYKVWIRETLNVMKGEYRGY, encoded by the coding sequence ATGACAAATAAAACTTTCATCCTCGTCCTTCTTTTATCTGCGATTATAATCCTTCCGGCAACAAGCTCCGAAAAAGAAAAGAAAAATCCACTGATACAACTAAACGCTACAAAGCCTTCTCATGTGAAAATAGAAGGTCATGCAGGGGAGAAAATTGATTTATGTATTGCAGAGCGAATAAAAAAGCAAGACATTGACCATCTGATTGAACCTTTCCGGCACAAAACTGAAACCCGATTGTGGCAAAGCGAATTTTGGGGAAAATGGATGTTGTCGGCAGTAGCGGCGTATAAATATACTGAAGAGCCCGAATTGTTGGACATTATGAAAAATGCAGTGGACGGACTGCTGGAAACCCAGCTAAAAAACGGATACATTGGAAATTATGCACCGGAAAGCCAATTGCAGCAGTGGGATATTTGGGGAAGAAAATACAGCATGTTAGGTTTGATTCGCTATTACGAAGTTTCAAACGACAAAAAAGCATTAAAAGCTGCGCAAAATGTGGCCAACCATCTGCTTACGCAGGTTGGACCAGACAAAAAGGATATTACGTATACAGGAAATTATCATGGAATGGCAAGCAGTTCGGTGCTCGAGCCAATGGTTTATTTGTATAAACACACCGGCAAAAAAGAATACCTCGATTTTGCTGAATACATTGTAGAACAATGGGAAACAAAAGATGGCCCCCAACTGATAAGTAAAGCATTGGAAGGAATTTGGGTAAGCGAGCGCTTTCCTCATCCTGAAACATGGTGGAGCTGGGACAACGGGCAAAAGGCTTATGAAATGATGTCGTGTTACGAAGGACTGTTACAGTTGTATTTGGTTACCGAAAATCAAAAATATTATAAAGCCGTTGTCGATGTGGTTGAAAACATCATCAATACGGAAATAAATATTGCTGGTTCGGGTTCAGCTTTTGAGTGTTGGTATCATGGAATTGAAAATCAGACACGACCAACCTACCACACCATGGAAACCTGTGTAACCATAACCTGGATGAAATTATGCTACAACCTGCTTCAGGTTACCGGCGATTCACGTTATGCCGACCAGATTGAAAAAACATTTTACAACGCACTGTTGGCTTCCATGAAGTTTGATGCCGGCGAGATTGCAAAATACAGTCCGCTGGAAGGCCGTCGCCATGCCGGTGAAGAACAATGCGGAATGCACATTAATTGCTGTAACGCCAATGGTCCGCGTGGTTTTACACTCATGCCGGGATTTGCTTATATGAGCACAAAAAACAATATTGTTGTGAATTTTTACAGCAATTCAAAAGCAGAAATTGAACTAAACAGTGGAAACAAAGTTTTGCTGCTTCAAAAAACCAACTATCCGGAAAACGAGAAAATTATCATTGAAATTCAGCCGGAAAAAGAAAACAGTTTTGGGATTTCTTTTCGCATTCCGGAGTGGAGTAAAATAAATTCGATACAAATAAACGGCGAAGAAATTTTGGGGATTCGTCCCGGGACTTATAAAACAATAGAACGCAACTGGAAAAAAGGCGACCAAATTGAGCTGACGTTGGATTTACGCGGGCGACTTATAAAACAAGGCGACTACCAGGCTATTACACGTGGCCCGCTGGTATTGGCCCGCGACTCGCGTTTTAATGATGGTTTTACAGACGAAGCCGCAGCAATTCAAAACAAAGATGGTGTTGTTGAACTCTCACCGGCGCCCCAGAAACCTGCACATGTTTGGATGTCATTTACTGCACCACTGGTTTTGGGAACCGATTTGGAAGGCGAATTTCGTCAAGCTAAATCCGTACACTTTTGCGATTTTAGCTCAGCCGGAAACACCTGGGAAGAAAACACCCGCTACAAAGTATGGATTCGCGAAACACTAAACGTAATGAAAGGAGAATACCGCGGGTATTAG
- a CDS encoding glycoside hydrolase family 28 protein, translating to MKKLNLIILFSVLINLSRAEDINILSAGAKTDGKTVNTKVIQNAIDKISVSGGGTVIIPPGNFLTGSIVLKTGVTLHVQKGATLLGSKNLEDYLSIQPDFIALRTGQATKQLIFAEGQNNIGITGEGTIDGQGAAFERVETGDEPGITRPHLIQLIDCKNVRINDINMRNSGGWMQHYLACENLEIKGINVYNHCNYNNDGIDIDGCTDVVVSECFVDSDDDGICLKSTSPRSCKNVLVTNCVVKSHCNALKLGTETTGGFENIIFSNCTVSPSVDPDPIYGTLRGQSAISVEMVDGGLLDQVNINNIIILETGCPIFVRLGNRARKYSHDAKEPGIGTLRNVSISNVTATTSSKTTSNITGFPGNYAENINLSNIFITNLSDGSEKEAALEVRENDKGYPTAGMFGDILPASGFFVRHVKNITFNNVQLFLKGDNVRPAFILNDVKDAQILYPGIFSWREEAAKIVKDSDCENINVIN from the coding sequence ATGAAAAAACTGAATCTGATAATCTTATTTTCAGTACTTATAAATTTATCCCGGGCAGAAGACATTAATATTCTGAGTGCCGGTGCTAAAACGGACGGAAAAACCGTCAACACAAAAGTCATTCAAAATGCAATTGACAAAATATCGGTAAGTGGTGGCGGAACCGTAATTATTCCGCCCGGAAATTTCTTAACCGGTTCAATTGTACTAAAAACCGGTGTTACTCTCCATGTGCAAAAAGGAGCCACTCTTTTAGGAAGCAAAAATCTGGAGGATTACCTGAGTATACAACCAGATTTTATAGCGCTTCGTACGGGTCAGGCTACCAAACAACTCATTTTTGCTGAAGGGCAAAATAATATCGGAATTACCGGTGAAGGAACTATCGACGGGCAGGGAGCTGCTTTTGAAAGAGTAGAAACAGGCGACGAACCCGGAATTACGCGCCCGCATCTGATTCAGCTTATCGACTGCAAAAATGTTCGGATAAATGATATAAACATGCGCAATTCAGGAGGTTGGATGCAACATTATCTGGCGTGCGAAAACCTCGAAATAAAAGGAATTAACGTTTATAATCACTGCAACTACAATAACGACGGAATTGATATTGACGGATGTACCGACGTTGTTGTTTCGGAATGTTTTGTTGATAGCGACGATGACGGAATTTGTCTGAAAAGCACAAGTCCGAGATCCTGTAAAAATGTATTGGTAACAAATTGTGTAGTAAAATCGCATTGTAACGCATTAAAACTTGGTACAGAAACCACCGGTGGTTTTGAGAACATTATTTTTAGCAATTGTACTGTGAGCCCTTCTGTTGATCCCGACCCAATTTATGGCACATTGCGCGGACAGTCCGCGATTTCTGTTGAAATGGTTGACGGTGGACTGCTCGATCAGGTGAACATTAACAACATTATCATTCTGGAAACAGGTTGCCCCATTTTTGTGCGCTTGGGAAACCGGGCCAGAAAATATTCTCACGATGCAAAAGAACCGGGAATTGGAACACTGCGAAATGTTTCAATTTCGAATGTAACTGCAACCACTTCATCAAAAACAACATCAAACATTACAGGTTTCCCCGGTAACTATGCTGAAAATATTAATTTAAGTAACATTTTTATTACCAATCTCAGCGATGGTTCGGAAAAAGAAGCAGCACTGGAAGTACGGGAAAATGATAAAGGATATCCGACAGCCGGAATGTTTGGCGATATTTTACCGGCTTCCGGATTTTTTGTGCGCCACGTTAAAAATATCACATTTAACAATGTTCAGCTTTTTTTAAAAGGAGACAATGTGCGACCGGCATTTATTCTGAACGACGTGAAAGACGCACAAATTCTTTACCCCGGAATTTTTTCCTGGAGAGAAGAAGCTGCCAAAATCGTAAAAGATTCAGACTGTGAAAATATTAATGTTATAAATTAA